The genomic stretch gcttgctcttttctagctagatgctagcggatcagagctcgatgctagcggatcggggctagatgctagctaGACATCGGGGCTAGACAtcagagctagatgctagcggcccagagctagatgctagcggcccagagctagatgctagcggcccagagctagatgctagcggcccggagctagatgctagcggaccggagctagatgctagcggatcggagctagatgctagcggatcggagctagatgctagcgaatcggggctagatgctagcagATCGGGTCTAGATGCTAGCAgatcggggctagatgctagcggatcggggctagatgctagcggatcagaGCTAGATGCTACAGATCAGAGCTAGATGCTACCGCAAATGCTCAAAtcttccacaacctccgactCTGGTGGACGAGCGTCTAcccccagccgagagcttgatctttcaaatgcggacagcaactgttccactgaaccCAGctgggaacagcaccaacttttagtcGCGAActtcctgctatgtagtctgcagcagtgaaatgctgcctacacacaaagatgctccgtatcacaaagttttccccttcttctcccctaattgcacaaacccattttcttttttgctcGTCGTCAGCCAGTAAACCATGGAAACTGAGATTTCTTCTGTTTTTGCTTAGAAatcgagcaccctggtgcactgcaaaagctcttgttattggactctgccattgtttaatgtgtaacagaagtaactttaccctgcgacgagagcttccggaagaaaaaatgcgagagtgtgaaaagggcctatgggCAGAGAAGTCAGGAGAACTCAGGAGAAGTCAATGATTCAttggaaaaaattattttgagcCAATGATTTACCATTCGGAAATCAAAAGAATTGTTCAAAATTTTTATGTTGCACAACTGAACTATGTTGATTATTTATGTAGATGGTAGAAGGTTGGACCTATTTACCAAGTTACATTTTTCCATTATTTACAGTTTGATCTCTACAATTGATTTTTAAGTGTAGAATCAGAAGAAGAAAACCTCTAAAACATTTtctatattttttaaattaaagtgTACCAAACATACTACTTACAGGGCTAGTGAGTTTTTGCCTGTCGACAGAAGAGTCTCTGAAGATAACAGACTCACTTGTGTTCtggtttttcaaaatactcttTGATGAATTGAAGTGATCATTAGGATCACTGGGtagagaacacacaccacaaaacaGTTACGAGGACAACTCATGTTTTCTACTTTCGAGTGACGCATCATTAATTCCTTGTAAAATGCAGAGCAATCAATTTGTTAACATACATATTTGAGGTCCGAGATGATGAATCATCTTCAGGACTAGTTGAGTGATCTGAACTCTGTGAAGAACACTGGGATCAAAGTACATACGATATAGGCTATGTTAAGATGGAATTGAATTTACCTTTGTAATTGAAAACACACTGAATTAGGTACCTGACTGTTTAAGAGAGACTGCTCATTAATTTTATACCAAGCCTTCTGAGCTGCATTCTTTTTAGCCTCTTTTGCAGTCTTTCCCCATCCTTCAGGATATACCATTTTGTTTATAACAACTGTATACCCAAATCTGGTAGATAAAAAGATTTTTGTTCATATTAAATATAGCCAGAAACAAACAATGCATTAATGTTCTAAGGATTTCAGGACTTACTCAGGATTGTGTGCAGGCCCTCTCCTGTCCACCAATTTAAATTCATGTACAAATTTAGCTTTTTGGCAGTATTGGTTGATCATTCCTATGAAATTCTGGCCTGCTGTAGTGCTCTCAAGTGTGTTGAGCTTTAGATCCATCTGAGTATAAATTCTGAGTATAACACAAGATTTAAAGAAAACTATTTTCATATCAACTGGTGATAAGTCACATTTTTTAACTAGTGAAATAATATCCTAAAATGTTTAGGATATTTTGTGTAGGGTTAGTCATGAAAAAATTGTTCTAGATCAAGACAAGTAATATGGAAACATTGTAATACTTACCCAAGGCATGAGATATTACGATTTTGTACCCCATTACTATTTTCGTCAAGGACCTTCAATACAAATTTGATTGTCAAATCAGCCTAAAAATTTATAATGGTTGTAAATATAAGTAAGGTTCGGAAAACATGTTTCCACCTTACCTCTGTTTTCTGCTCCTTAACAAGCTCTTCATAAACTAATTTAGCTGCTGCCTCCTTGGCCTCTTTCTTTCCTTTGCCAAGAGCTTGTGGGAATTCCTTATCATCACATACATACTGACATGCATATACATTACATCTGAGGAAAAATACCACAGTACCACAATATCATATTTTGACAACACCACACTGTCACATTATCACAATTCCAGAATACTGGAATGTGGTAACCCCACAAAATAATGTGCAAACACTGTGATACTTGCTGATTATTCAAGTATGAACTTGTCTCCTTGGCCTCGAAATCTAATTTGGTCTTTTGGCCATATTCATTGAGCCAGCAGGTGTAGTTGGGCTGAGTCAACTTTGCAGATATGCCAGATGAACTGTACGTTGTTCCCtgaaaatatacatatataaatatgtgcAAGATGTAGCAGCAGGGAAAAGAAAGCCTATATACCCTCTTTAAACTAGCAGTACACCTTATTCATAATGTGCATGGGTAGGCCAAGTAGAAATTTTTTTGTGAATATGATTattaaagtatgactacaaatTTGTAAATGAAAGGACTGATTATATGAGTCATCTTACTGAATTAACAGGCTGCTCCTTTTCCAAACAGCTAAAGGCATTCTTTGCAGCATTTTGCTTAGCTTCTCTCTTGTTCCGCCCAGTTCCACCAGGAAAGGGCCTAAGTCCAGATGAGGTCTTCACTACTACTCTTATCGTAAATCTAGTataaaaattaaacaaaatttTATCCTTTTCCAGTTGTGTTAGCCACGCAGTATTCTACTATTGTGTTGTGTATCTGCAATGGATGTCGTGGGTATTTTCGATTAATTCATAAAGTAGCACAAATATTATGTAGCCTAGAGCAAACCAAAATTACCCTAGATCCTTGGACTGTGGTAAAGTTGCCTCAGCGttctatatatataaaaatataaaaacagaTAGTGTATGTGATAAATACCATATTGTGAGTTTATTTCCACACAATAGCTTTCAATAAAGATAGATTTAGGAGATCACATCCATGAATTAATGACAAATTCCTGCTAGGTGGTAAGCACTTCAGTGCCAAGACCTTTTAATCTGTTAACACAAATTTATCATGTACAAACAAGGAGAAATTCATTTCATGTGCAAGTGGACTTGGGAGAAacatttctcacatttgtgaaaatgAGCATCAAAGCTTagatttcctatattttgcattggtgGAGTAGAAAAGATGGGGCTCACTATGTAGTCACTTGACCCAGAGTCCCCATTTCAGCCCTGTGAACACAAGAACacagtgctgggcggtataccggTTTGCACCGAAAACcgttgtttatttttgttattataagaatttttcatatacTGGCCACACCGGTTTAAATAGCTTAAACGTGTCCTGAACACAGCACGGTCATTAATTGCTTCTCAAGGGACACTTTTTAATGCTGTGTCGCTAAGCACTGTTGGGAATTATATTTTAATCCCTTtatattttgcttac from Brachyhypopomus gauderio isolate BG-103 chromosome 15, BGAUD_0.2, whole genome shotgun sequence encodes the following:
- the eif2ak2 gene encoding interferon-induced, double-stranded RNA-activated protein kinase isoform X8, with amino-acid sequence MEAGQINYVASLNELSQKYGWAVEYQEVDMNGPDHIKTFTIRVVVKTSSGLRPFPGGTGRNKREAKQNAAKNAFSCLEKEQPVNSGTTYSSSGISAKLTQPNYTCWLNEYGQKTKLDFEAKETSSYLNNQCNVYACQYVCDDKEFPQALGKGKKEAKEAAAKLVYEELVKEQKTEVLDENSNGVQNRNISCLGIYTQMDLKLNTLESTTAGQNFIGMINQYCQKAKFVHEFKLVDRRGPAHNPEFGYTVVINKMVYPEGWGKTAKEAKKNAAQKAWYKINEQSLLNSQCSSQSSDHSTSPEDDSSSRTSNIDPNDHFNSSKSILKNQNTSESVIFRDSSVDRQKLTSPFAKHPEENPVERNIFCQLRSPQLGFLFTGLATIMEQQLDVLLTLFVHPHILRLHLQEMCADIQVSEQHLVDVRPKRKLAANFQMSPNRSKEETPSMNTQDIVKPSTKENSAFNQPAKSRFLEEFDSITRIGKGGFGRVFKAKRKLEDKYYAVKMVKYTSKAPREVNALASLEHTNIVRYYTAWIEDTAYGDEAPDSSSTSKDQLVAVEASWLAHYPSPFHTSPGRDLGKYKK
- the eif2ak2 gene encoding interferon-induced, double-stranded RNA-activated protein kinase isoform X9, producing the protein MEAGQINYVASLNELSQKYGWAVEYQEVDMNGPDHIKTFTIRVVVKTSSGLRPFPGGTGRNKREAKQNAAKNAFSCLEKEQPVNSGTTYSSSGISAKLTQPNYTCWLNEYGQKTKLDFEAKETSSYLNNQCNVYACQYVCDDKEFPQALGKGKKEAKEAAAKLVYEELVKEQKTEVLDENSNGVQNRNISCLGIYTQMDLKLNTLESTTAGQNFIGMINQYCQKAKFVHEFKLVDRRGPAHNPEFGYTVVINKMVYPEGWGKTAKEAKKNAAQKAWYKINEQSLLNSQCSSQSSDHSTSPEDDSSSRTSNIDPNDHFNSSKSILKNQNTSESVIFRDSSVDRQKLTSPFAKHPEENPVERNIFCQLRSPQLGFLFTGLATIMEQQLDVLLTLFVHPHILRLHLQEMCADIQVSEQHLVDVRPKRKLAANFQMSPNRSKEETPSMNTQDIVKPSTKENSAFNQPAKSRFLEEFDSITRIGKGGFGRVFKAKRKLEDKYYAVKMVKYTSKAPREVNALASLEHTNIVRYYTAWIEDTAYGDEAPDSSSTSKDQLVAVEASWLAHYPSPFHTSPGRVQAVM